One Serratia liquefaciens genomic window, ATAGGGATATTCCCTTTCTTCAGGTTTTCGACTTTACGTTCGTCTATATCAATACACATAACGTCGTGGCCGACTTCAGCCAACACCGCAGCCTGCACCAGGCCAACATAGCCAATACCAAAAACTGTTACTTTCATGGGAAAATCCTAGTTTTTCAAATTAAGACGAAAGATAAATAAATTATTCTTTATCAGCGGCCAGTAACTGATTCAACCACTGCGTAAAATCTTTGCCAAGTGCAGGATGCCGCATGCCGTATTCGACAAACGCCTGCATGTAACCCAGCTTATTGCCGCAGTCATGGCTGATCCCTTTCAGGTGATAGGCTTCAACCGTTTCTTGCTGCATCAGCATTTCAATGCTGTCAGTGAGCTGGATTTCATTGCCGGCGCCTGGAGGCGTTTTCGACAGCAGCGGCCAAATGTCGGCAGAAAGCACGTAGCGCCCTACAATCGCCAGATCGGAAGGTGCTTCGTCCGGCGATGGCTTTTCGACGACGCTGACCATCGGTGCACTTTCACCCGGCTGCAGTTCATAGCCTTTGCAGTCGGCTACGCCGTAATTACCGACATCTTTGTGCGGTACGGGTTCAACCATGATCTGGCTGATGCCGGTTTGTTCAAACCGTTGCAGCATTTCGTGCAAGTTGTCTTTTTTAAGATCGGCGCTGTACTCATCAAGGATCACGTCAGGTAAAATCACGGCCACCGGCTCGTCACCCACCAGCGGATAGGCACACATAATGGCGTGCCCCAGCCCTTTGGCGACGCCCTGACGCACCTGCATCACGGTCACGCCCTTTGGACAGATGGACTGAACTTCGTCCAGCAACTGACGCTTAACGCGCTTTTCCAGCATCGCTTCCAATTCAAAGCTGGTATCGAAATGGTTTTCGATCGAATTCTTGGAGGAATGGGTAACCAGCACAATCTCGTTAATCCCTGCAGCAATACATTCATTAACCACGTATTGGATCAGGGGTTTGTCGACCAGCGGCAGCATTTCTTTTGGAATGGCTTTTGTCGCCGGTAACATCCGTGTTCCCAAGCCTGCAACCGGGATCACAGCCTTTCTGACTTTACGATTTACAGCAGGCATTATTTCCTCTCTTAATAGCGCTCACTTTATGAGCTTTTCGCCATATAAAAACCTTCGGAGTATACCAGCTTATGACTGTCTGGCATTAACCGCAGCACAAATAGAAAGAATTTAGGACAATTACCCAAGGGGTTAACTGAGGTAAAAATAATCACGTCAAATATCTGGATTTCAAATACTATTTCGGTCGTTGGGATTATTCGGCACTGAGCATCAACCGCAGTCGCCCACCTGAGCCCCAGACCTGGCACTGCCAGGCAGCGCAGTGTTGACTGATTTGATTCATGTACGTCGCACCCAGCGTGCCAAGCGGCACGCCGTTGCTCAATTGAATTTGATTGTCGCCGGTATTTACATTGGCATGCAGGCCAGCGGAGACCAGGATCAGGTTCTTATATTCGGCGTGGTAATAACCCACCAGCAGTGGGAATTGCCCTTCCAACCGGCCCTGACGTAATAATTGATTAACTTGTTTTAACAATGCGCTCATTTGCGGCAGCCTTTGACGCTGATTCGCTAAATGATCCTGCAATAATCCATTAAATAAAGCTCGCAACAGTAACGCCGCCAATACGCCATTATCCCCTGCACGCGTCACATCCAGACAATAGAAAGCCAGATCTTTATCCGACAGCGCCGCAATATCCAGCACTAGCCCGGGGTTTTCTCCGGTGGTCAATTGCCGATAATTAATCCGGCAATGGGCAACGGTCTGCTGCACCGGGGGTTGTAACTGCTTGAGCAGCTTCACCGCTTCGGAAGGGTTTTTACTCAGCGCGTCCCAGTCCTGTAACAGCTCGACTTCTTCAATCGCTGGGGAAGTGAACATATTGGGATACAGGCAACCCAGCACCGCCTCTCGCAGACGATTAAGATCGGTCACCGGCTTTAACAGCACGTCCTGCACGCCTAACCGCAGCATTTTGGCGATATCGGCCATTTTATCGGTCGCCGATATCACCAACACCGGAATTTGCACGCCCTGCAGGCGCAGATGCTCGACAAACTCTATCCCGTCCATTTCCGGCATTGCCAGATCACACAGGATTAAATCCGGGTGAACGTCATCCACCAGGCTCAAGGCCAGCAAACCATTGGGCGCCTCACTGGTTTCTGCTCCCAACGATTTCAGATAGCCAACAAGCACCGAACGAAAAACCAGTTCGTCCTCGACCACCAAAATGCGCTTGTCAGTCAATGGTAATGCCATCAGCCGTGCCTCTTCCCTTTCCATAGTGTAATAGTGGCTCAAAAAGGCCATTTATGCTTGCCGGAAATTTTTCCAACGGTGGGGTATTCTCCCGAGAACCGGCGATTATTTGTTTTTTATCAACGGCAATAGCATGTCGATCTGTTTTTCCACCGCCAGTTTTCCGGCGGCTATCGCCTCATCGGCGCGATGGAAATCCAGCGTCGAAATCTGAGGACAATAAGGTTGAATCAACACATCAGGCGGATCGCCGGCCATGCGGTTGCGTTTCAGGCGATTTTCCAGAACCTGGATCGACGTCCCCATGATCTCCATCGCCGTAGGCGTGAAGTTGGGCTTTCTGGTGGTCATTTTGCTGATGCGTTCCCTTAAGCGCCCCCGCCAGTTGCGGGCAGGAAGATCTTGCGGCGCCTCCACATCGTGATTGCGCACCGAGAATAAGTCCTGCTGCATTAAATGAGCATCATGCTGCAAATCGACGGCGATGACGATGTCGGCTCCCAATGCCCTGGTCAATGAAATCGGCACAGGATTCACCACTGCGCCATCCACCAGCCAATAGCCATCAAACCAGACAGGTGCCAACAGGCCCGGCATGCTGCACGACGCACGAACCGCCTGATGAATATCGCCCTCCGTCAACCACAGCTCGCGTCCGGTACTGAGATTGGTTGCCACGGCGCCGAATTTGAGTGAGCACTCGGCGATATCATCGATCTTCAGCAATTGCCCCACCGCGTTGAAAACCCGTTCGCCGCGTAGCAATCCGCCCCGCTGCCAGGACAAGTCCATCAACCGGATCACGTCCCAATAGCTGAACGAACGTACCCAGGTTTCCATGGCAGGCAAACGGTGGCTGGCAAAAGCGGCCCCCACCAGGGCGCCCACCGAGCAACCCGCTACTATATCGACTTCAACGCCCAATTTCTTTAGCGCGTTGATCACGCCGATATGCGCCCACCCTTTCGCCGAACCCGCGCCCAATGCCAATCCAATCTTTATTTTTCGCATACTTTCCGCCCTTTGCCCGGTGAATTGTATCAATGACGCTGTCAGCGTAGATTGTCACGATCGAATAATGTTAGGTAACATATGCGCTAAATTTCTTTCGGCATCGGCCCGTTCCTCAGGTTCCGGCCATTTTAGGAGTCACCTTGTCCGAATTATGCCCCTGCGGCGGCGGAGTGGAGTATAGCGCATGCTGCGAGCCCTACATCAACGGCAGCCAAACGCCATCAACCCCCGGACAGTTAATGCGCTCGCGCTTTAGCGCTTACGTAAAACACAACGTGGATTATCTGATTGCTACCTGGCACCCCGACTGCCACGCGGCGGAATGGCGAAACGGGATCGTCGACAGTTTCAAAGACACCGAATGGCTCGGCCTGACGGTGGTAGAAGAAAAACCGGGCCATGAGGCCAATGAAGGTTTTGTCGAATTCATTGCCCGTTTTATCGATGGCGGCACCGGCGAGCAAAGGGCAATGCACGAACGCTCGCGCTTCCTTCAGCTTGGCCAACGCTGGTATTATATTGACGGAACCAAACCTCAGCCTGGCAGAAATGCCATTTGCCCATGCGGCTCAGGAAAAAAATATAAAAAGTGCTGCGGGCGTTAAGCCGGCAGTCACCGTGCCCAAGAGATTTCAGGCGATGGCCTGAAAACGAAAGCAATAAAATTCTCGCCTGCGCAGACAGGACATACCGTATCAGACAGGATCCTCATCCCCATGCCACACCAAAATGTACAAAGAAAAGTTTTGCGCACCATTTGCCCGGATGCCAAAGGCCTAATCGCCAAGATCACCAATATTTGCTACAAGCATGAGCTCAACATTGTTCAGAACAACGAGTTCGTCGATCACCGCACCGGTCGTTTCTTTATGCGTACCGAGTTGGAAGGCATTTTCAACGACACCACGTTGCTGGCTGATCTCGACAGCGCGCTGCCGGCAGGCTCGGTGCGTGAACTGCATAATTCCGGCCGCCGCCGCATTGTCGTGCTGGTGACCAAAGAAGCACATTGCCTGGGCGATCTGCTGATGAAAAGCGCCTACGGCGGCCTGGACGTGGAGATTGCGGCGGTTATCGGTAACCACGATACGCTGCAAACGCTGGTAGAGCGCTTTGATATTCCGTTCCATCTGGTCAGCCATGAAGGTCTGACTCGCGATCAGCACGATCAGAAAATGATGGCCCAGATCGACCAATATCAGCCGGACTACGTGGTACTGGCCAAATATATGCGTGTGCTGACGCCGGCGTTTGTACAGCACTATCCGAACCAGGTGATCAATATCCACCATTCCTTCCTGCCGGCCTTTATCGGCGCAAGACCTTATCATCAGGCTTACGAGCGCGGTGTGAAAATCATCGGTGCCACGGCCCACTATGTTAACGATAATCTGGATGAAGGCCCGATCATCATGCAGGACGTGATCCACGTCGATCACACCTATTCTGCCGAAGATATGATGCGTGCCGGACGTGACGTTGAGAAAAATGCCCTCAGCCGTGCGCTCTACCACGTGTTGGCGCAACGAGTATTTGTGTACGGCAACCGGACGGTTATTCTGTAATTGCTCAATAAAGCGGTGCCTTTCGTTCAGGGATGCACCGCCACGGGCAAAAAATCGGCAAACGATTCATTTTCTGCATTTCAATACTTTACACGCCCGCTTCATTTGATATGATGCGCCCCGCTTACCGAGACAGACGTTTCGCAAGCAAGGCCAGTGGTGGGGTTCCCGAGCGGCCAAAGGGAGCAGACTGTAAATCTGCCGTCACAGACTTCGAAGGTTCGAATCCTTCCCCCACCACCATCTTCTCTCTGTTGATGAGTGCACAGCGAAAGCTGAAGTCACTTAAAACACTGAGGGGGAAGATGAGAAGCTTCGCCAAGGTTCGAGTCTCACGCAGTGAGACAACGCGCTTTAGCGCGGCCCGCAGGGTGAGGAACGAAGAGACGAATAATCCTTCCCCCACCACCATCTTCTCTCTGTAAAGAGTGAAGACGCAGTAAAGAAGCCGGCCAGGTTTCTTCCGGATAAAACCGGAACTACAATGTATAAAACCATGAATACCATGGTGGGGTTCCCGAGCGGCCAAAGGGAGCAGACTGTAAATCTGCCGTCACAGACTTCGAAGGTTCGAATCCTTCCCCCACCACCATCCTTGTATATCCCTCAGAAACAAACCAAACCTGAAAGTCCCAATATCACTCCTTAGCGGGAGGGATGAGAAGCTTCGACTAGGTTCGAGTCTCACACAGTGAGACAACGCGCTTTAGCGCGGCCCGCAGGGTGAGTCGCGCAGCGACGAGTAATCCTTCCCCCACCACCATCCTTGTCTATTCCCTAGCATCAAATCAATCCTTAGCACTCCGATATCTCATTTATCAATTTCCTTAATCTTTCTGCACGTCCTCAACTTGAACTCCGACCAACAATTCGCTATACCACTGGCTTCTTTAATGCAGTAAGGAAAAAAGTGCATGCGTAACAATATCTGCGTTTTTTGCGGCGCCAGCGAAGGCGTTAACCCTGCCTATGCCGAGAATGCACGGCAACTGGGCCAGACACTTGCCGCCCAAGGCCGACGCTTGATCTACGGCGGCGGGAAAAAAGGGTTGATGGGCATTGTGGCAGATGCCGTACTTGCCGCCGGTGGCGAAGCGGTGGGTATCATTCCTGAACGATTGGTTGAAGCAGAAACTGCGCACCGTGGCCTGACCGAGCTGGAGGTGGTCCCTGACATGCACACCCGCAAGGCGCGTATGGCGGCCCTAGCTGACGGTTTTATCGCCCTGCCGGGCGGCATAGGAACTCTGGAAGAGCTGTTTGAAATCTGGACCTGGGGTCAGATTGGCTATCACAGCAAACCGGTAGGCCTGCTCGACGTGAACGGTTTCTACCGCCCGCTAAACAATTTCCTGCAGCACGTGGCCGATCAAGGCTTTATGCGTCATGATTATCTCGGCACCATGCACATCAGCGAATCCGCACAAACCTTGCTGCAACAATTCGACGACTATCAGCCCAAAAATTACGACCGCTGGGCGAAATAACCCGGCTTGCCAGCGGCGGTCATTGCCGCTGGCCCACGTTACATTTCCGGCCAAACTCTGCTACTATCTCAACACATTTTTCTCGTATAAACGGCACCGCTCATGAAGTTTGTCTCTTTTAATATCAATGGACTGCGCGCGCGTCCGCACCAACTGGCCGCAATTATCGAGCAGCACCAACCCGACGTGATCGGTCTGCAAGAAACAAAAGTTCACGATGATATGTTTCCGCTGGAAGACGTGAGCCAGTACGGCTATCACGTGTTCTATCACGGGCAAAAAGGCCATTACGGCGTAGCGCTGCTGACCAAAGAAAAGCCGCTGGCCGTTCGCCGGGGTTTCCCTACCGATGAAGAAGACGCCCAGCGCCGCATCATCATGGCCGACCTGGCTACGCCGCAAGGCACCCTGACGGTAATCAACGGCTACTTCCCACAGGGTGAAAGCCGTGACCATCCGATCAAATTCCCTGCCAAAACGCGCTTCTATCAGGATCTGCAAAACTACCTTGAGCAGCAGATGTCAGTAGACTCACCGGTGTTGGTGATGGGTGACGTCAATATCAGTCCAAGCGATTACGATATCGGTATCGGTGAAGAGAGCCGCAAGCGCTGGTTGCGCACCGGTAAATGCTCTTTCCTGCCGGAAGAACGTGAATGGATGGATCGCCTGATGAACTGGGGCCTGGTGGATACCTATCGCCACGCCAATCCAGAGCGCAACGATCAGTTCTCATGGTTCGACTACCGTTCGCGTGGCTTTGATGAAAACCGCGGCCTGCGTATCGATCTGCTGTTAGCCAGCACGCCACTGGCCGCGCGTTGTATCGCGACCGGCATCGATTATGAGATCCGCGGGATGGAGAAGCCATCGGATCACGCACCGGTCTGGGCGGAATTCTCGCTGTAATTAATCCAACCCCGGCCCTGCCGGGGTTTCTCTCTGTGGTAAAGATGAAAATTATCGATGTCGTCGCCGCCATCATCGAAAAGAATGGCAAAATTTTACTGGCACAACGCGATGCCGACAGCGATCAGGCCGGCCTGTGGGAATTTCCCGGCGGAAAAGTGGAACCCGGCGAAAGTCAGCCTCAAGCCCTGGCGCGTGAACTGGATGAAGAGTTGGGAATAGTGGCCAGCGTCGGCGATTACGTCGCCAGTAATCCGTGGCAGCAAACTGAGCGGGTGATTAGGTTACATGCCTGGCGTGTCGAGGCATTCAGTGGCGAATTGCAGAACCGCTGCCATGCCGACTTTGTTTGGGTAACGCCGGAGCAGGCGTTTGACTATCCGCTGGCTCCGGCCGACGTACCGCTGCTGGCCGCGTATATTGCCAGTTTAGCGTCAGAAGCCTGAGCCGCTGACGTTACCGCGTCACTTCTTCAGGCGGATCCAGATCAACGGATTAGTTCCCACCACGTTGGGGTCGCGCACGCACTGCAGCACTTCCCCTTCCACCTTCAGTACCGCCCCTTCAGAATAGTTTTGATCCTGATAAATGCAGCAGCGGCTGCAAGGTTGCACGGCAGGTTGAGCCGCCGCGCTTTTCGCCGCGCCCCAAATTTCCGGCGATACCGGCACCACCACGTCCACATCGCCACGGTTGGCCATGACCGCAGACGAAAATAACAGTGCGCCAGTGGTCAGCATCAGTAAGGCGTAATTCATTCGCTCTTCTCCCGCGCCTTGCCGGCGCTCTTCTTGCGTTTTTTTGCCCCGGAGGAAGGTGGCGGCGGCAACCCGCGAAACGCCATACTCGCCCGGCTCTGCTTGGCCTGATAAATCAGCTCCTGCAAAGTCCCCACCAGAGGTTGCATAAAGTCCTGATAGCGACAGGATTTCTCACTGATTTGCGTCAGCGTAGCCTCCCAGTTCGCCGTCATATCCGGACGGGCAGCAATATCCGGCAGCGAATGGATCAACGCCCGACCGGTTTCACTGGAATGAATATAACGCCCTTTCTTATACAAAAACGCCCGCTTGAACAGTAACTCAATAATGCCTGCGCGCGTGGCCTCGGTCCCTAAACCATCGGTCGCTCGCAGGATTTTCTTTAGCGCTTTATCCTGAACAAAACGTGCAATACCTGTCATGGCGGAAAGCAGGCTGGCATCGGTGAATGGGCGCGGCGGCTGCGTCTGACGCTCAACCACTTCACCGCGTTCGCACAACAGTTCGTCATCCTTCGCCACCACCGGTAACGGTGCGCCTTCGTTTTCTTCATCGCGCTCTTTGCTGCCCAAGAGTGTGCGCCACCCGGCTTCAGCCAGGAAGCGTGCCTTGGCGATAAACTTGCCTCCGGCGATATCCAGCTCAATGACGCATTTGCGGAACATGGCGTCCGGGCAAAACTGCATCAGGTACTGTCGGGCAACCAGCCCATAAACGTTCAGTTCGTCCTGACTGAGGCTGACCTTGCTGGCACGTGCGGTGGGAATAATTGCGTGGTGAGCATCCACCTTCTTGTCATCCCAGCAACGGTTACGACGATCGCTGTCGATCACCGGCTGCGGGTAAAGATCCGGTTGATGAACACTGATGGCGTTCAACACCGAATGGCGCCCGGCGAAATGCTCTTCCGGTAGATAGCGGCAATCAGAACGCGGATAAGTGATTAACTTATGGGTTTCGTACAGGCGCTGACAGACATCGAGCACCTGCTGCGCACTCAGGTTAAAGCGTTTGGAAGCTTCGATCTGCAAAGTCGACAATGAAAACGGCAGCGGAGCGGTATCTGATTCCCGTTTATCATTATAGGAGGTGACCAGCGCTGGTTGGCCCTCGATGCGCTTGAGCACGTGCTCCGCCAAAGGCCGGTGCAGCAGACGCCCTTCCTCATCCTGATAGGGTTCGCAGGAGTCGCTGGGTTGCCACAGGGCGACGAATCGCTCCTCTTTCGGCGTCACGATGTGCGCTTTCACTTCGAAGAAGTCTTTCGACACAAAGTTTTCGATATCTTCGTCCCGTCGCACTACCAGCCCCAATACCGGCGTTTGTACCCGCCCGACGGACAACACGCCGTCATAACCGGCATTGCGCCCCAAAATGGTGTAGGCGCGGGTCATGTTGATGCCATACAGCCAGTCAGCGCGGGAACGTGCCAGGGCGGAAACACACAGAGGAATAAAATCGCGGTTATCACGTAACCGTTCAATGGCGCGTTCCACCGCCTGCGGGTTGAGATCGTTGATCAGGCAGCGGCGTACGCTTTGACGTTTTTCCGGCGTCAACGCCAGATAGTCGAGCACCTCGTCCACCAGCAGTTGCCCTTCGCGATCCGGGTCACCTGCGTGCACCACCTCATCGGCCTCATGCAGCAGTTTTTTGATCGCATTAAGCTGTTTGCTTACCGACGGGCGGGGCTGCAACTGCCACTTTTCAGGGATGATCGGCAAGTCCGCCAGCGACCATCGCGCATAGCGACTGTCATAGGCATCCGGTTGCGCCTGTTCCAATAAGTGTCCCACGCACCAGGTCACCACATCATTGTTACCACAGGCGATAAATCCGTCACCGCGGCGGTGCGGTTTAGGGAGTACGTCGACAATGGCGCGCGCCAAACTCGGTTTTTCGGCAATAAACAGTCGCATTATTCACCGTTATTCTGGCTGTACGTCATCAGGAATTCTCTTACTTCAGCATAATTCCCGCGGAACACAATCCGCTGGGATTTTTTTTCCAATTGATAGTGATACATCGGATCATAGTAGTGCTGCAACAACGGCACCAGCCACTCCTGATGCGCGTCACTATTACCGCCGGCATATTGACGCTGTAACGCCCATTCCAGGCTCTGCGTCAGCTGCTGAAAACGCTCCAGGCCCAAGCGACGGCGAATGGCAAACAGGCCGTGGTGCAAATACTCGTCGTATTTCTGCCAGCCCAGCTCCGCCCCCAAAGCCTGCTCAAACGCCAGACGCATGCGATCGATATATTCATGCTGCAACCGTGCCAGACGCACCTCGAAAGGATCGTCGATAACGGCCACCGGCGCCTGCTGCATGCGGGTGAAAA contains:
- the galU gene encoding UTP--glucose-1-phosphate uridylyltransferase GalU; the encoded protein is MPAVNRKVRKAVIPVAGLGTRMLPATKAIPKEMLPLVDKPLIQYVVNECIAAGINEIVLVTHSSKNSIENHFDTSFELEAMLEKRVKRQLLDEVQSICPKGVTVMQVRQGVAKGLGHAIMCAYPLVGDEPVAVILPDVILDEYSADLKKDNLHEMLQRFEQTGISQIMVEPVPHKDVGNYGVADCKGYELQPGESAPMVSVVEKPSPDEAPSDLAIVGRYVLSADIWPLLSKTPPGAGNEIQLTDSIEMLMQQETVEAYHLKGISHDCGNKLGYMQAFVEYGMRHPALGKDFTQWLNQLLAADKE
- the rssB gene encoding two-component system response regulator RssB — encoded protein: MALPLTDKRILVVEDELVFRSVLVGYLKSLGAETSEAPNGLLALSLVDDVHPDLILCDLAMPEMDGIEFVEHLRLQGVQIPVLVISATDKMADIAKMLRLGVQDVLLKPVTDLNRLREAVLGCLYPNMFTSPAIEEVELLQDWDALSKNPSEAVKLLKQLQPPVQQTVAHCRINYRQLTTGENPGLVLDIAALSDKDLAFYCLDVTRAGDNGVLAALLLRALFNGLLQDHLANQRQRLPQMSALLKQVNQLLRQGRLEGQFPLLVGYYHAEYKNLILVSAGLHANVNTGDNQIQLSNGVPLGTLGATYMNQISQHCAAWQCQVWGSGGRLRLMLSAE
- the rssA gene encoding patatin-like phospholipase RssA, producing the protein MRKIKIGLALGAGSAKGWAHIGVINALKKLGVEVDIVAGCSVGALVGAAFASHRLPAMETWVRSFSYWDVIRLMDLSWQRGGLLRGERVFNAVGQLLKIDDIAECSLKFGAVATNLSTGRELWLTEGDIHQAVRASCSMPGLLAPVWFDGYWLVDGAVVNPVPISLTRALGADIVIAVDLQHDAHLMQQDLFSVRNHDVEAPQDLPARNWRGRLRERISKMTTRKPNFTPTAMEIMGTSIQVLENRLKRNRMAGDPPDVLIQPYCPQISTLDFHRADEAIAAGKLAVEKQIDMLLPLIKNK
- a CDS encoding YchJ family protein; this translates as MSELCPCGGGVEYSACCEPYINGSQTPSTPGQLMRSRFSAYVKHNVDYLIATWHPDCHAAEWRNGIVDSFKDTEWLGLTVVEEKPGHEANEGFVEFIARFIDGGTGEQRAMHERSRFLQLGQRWYYIDGTKPQPGRNAICPCGSGKKYKKCCGR
- the purU gene encoding formyltetrahydrofolate deformylase; this encodes MPHQNVQRKVLRTICPDAKGLIAKITNICYKHELNIVQNNEFVDHRTGRFFMRTELEGIFNDTTLLADLDSALPAGSVRELHNSGRRRIVVLVTKEAHCLGDLLMKSAYGGLDVEIAAVIGNHDTLQTLVERFDIPFHLVSHEGLTRDQHDQKMMAQIDQYQPDYVVLAKYMRVLTPAFVQHYPNQVINIHHSFLPAFIGARPYHQAYERGVKIIGATAHYVNDNLDEGPIIMQDVIHVDHTYSAEDMMRAGRDVEKNALSRALYHVLAQRVFVYGNRTVIL
- a CDS encoding TIGR00730 family Rossman fold protein → MRNNICVFCGASEGVNPAYAENARQLGQTLAAQGRRLIYGGGKKGLMGIVADAVLAAGGEAVGIIPERLVEAETAHRGLTELEVVPDMHTRKARMAALADGFIALPGGIGTLEELFEIWTWGQIGYHSKPVGLLDVNGFYRPLNNFLQHVADQGFMRHDYLGTMHISESAQTLLQQFDDYQPKNYDRWAK
- the xthA gene encoding exodeoxyribonuclease III — translated: MKFVSFNINGLRARPHQLAAIIEQHQPDVIGLQETKVHDDMFPLEDVSQYGYHVFYHGQKGHYGVALLTKEKPLAVRRGFPTDEEDAQRRIIMADLATPQGTLTVINGYFPQGESRDHPIKFPAKTRFYQDLQNYLEQQMSVDSPVLVMGDVNISPSDYDIGIGEESRKRWLRTGKCSFLPEEREWMDRLMNWGLVDTYRHANPERNDQFSWFDYRSRGFDENRGLRIDLLLASTPLAARCIATGIDYEIRGMEKPSDHAPVWAEFSL
- a CDS encoding pyrimidine (deoxy)nucleoside triphosphate diphosphatase; its protein translation is MKIIDVVAAIIEKNGKILLAQRDADSDQAGLWEFPGGKVEPGESQPQALARELDEELGIVASVGDYVASNPWQQTERVIRLHAWRVEAFSGELQNRCHADFVWVTPEQAFDYPLAPADVPLLAAYIASLASEA
- a CDS encoding DUF1496 domain-containing protein, which produces MNYALLMLTTGALLFSSAVMANRGDVDVVVPVSPEIWGAAKSAAAQPAVQPCSRCCIYQDQNYSEGAVLKVEGEVLQCVRDPNVVGTNPLIWIRLKK
- a CDS encoding DNA topoisomerase III, which translates into the protein MRLFIAEKPSLARAIVDVLPKPHRRGDGFIACGNNDVVTWCVGHLLEQAQPDAYDSRYARWSLADLPIIPEKWQLQPRPSVSKQLNAIKKLLHEADEVVHAGDPDREGQLLVDEVLDYLALTPEKRQSVRRCLINDLNPQAVERAIERLRDNRDFIPLCVSALARSRADWLYGINMTRAYTILGRNAGYDGVLSVGRVQTPVLGLVVRRDEDIENFVSKDFFEVKAHIVTPKEERFVALWQPSDSCEPYQDEEGRLLHRPLAEHVLKRIEGQPALVTSYNDKRESDTAPLPFSLSTLQIEASKRFNLSAQQVLDVCQRLYETHKLITYPRSDCRYLPEEHFAGRHSVLNAISVHQPDLYPQPVIDSDRRNRCWDDKKVDAHHAIIPTARASKVSLSQDELNVYGLVARQYLMQFCPDAMFRKCVIELDIAGGKFIAKARFLAEAGWRTLLGSKERDEENEGAPLPVVAKDDELLCERGEVVERQTQPPRPFTDASLLSAMTGIARFVQDKALKKILRATDGLGTEATRAGIIELLFKRAFLYKKGRYIHSSETGRALIHSLPDIAARPDMTANWEATLTQISEKSCRYQDFMQPLVGTLQELIYQAKQSRASMAFRGLPPPPSSGAKKRKKSAGKAREKSE